The nucleotide sequence GCAGCCGCCCACGATCAGCCAGGCCTACGAGGCGTGGACGTCCGAGATGATGGCCGGCGGCGTGATCGAATGCCTGCAGCCCTACGCCGACGGCGCGATGGGCGTCGACGGCCTCAGCGAGGCCGACTGGGCCGACTTCCGCCCGGTCTTCCTCGACGAGTGCCGGTACCCGGACGCGAACGGCGAAGGCCAGCTCTGGTCCTTCCCCTTCAACAAGAGCGTGCGCACGCTCTTCTACAACCGCGACCTCTTTGCCGAGCTCGGCCTCGACCCCGAGCGCCCGCCCCGCAACTGGGACGAGTGGCGCGACTACAGCGCGCGCATCAGCGCCGACCTCGACGGCGACGGCCGCAACGACCGCTGGGGCTCCACGGCGCGCGCGTCGGTGACGGTCTTCGGCAACCTGCTGCTGCAGGACGACGGCGACTTCTTCTCCGCCGACGGCAGCCGCTGCACCATCGCGGAGCCGCCGGGCGTCGAGGCCATGACCTTCATGCGCGCGATGTTCGGCGAGCGCACGCTGGGCTACGCCACCTTCGACTACGCCTACCAGAACGAGTTCAAGGCGGGGAAGGTGGGCATGATGGAGGGCTCGAGCGTCTCGCTGTCCTTCCTGCGCGGCATCCTGGACTTCGAGCTGGGCGTGGCGCCGCTGCCGGGGAAGAAGCGGGACGTCGCCCTGATCCAGGGGACGAACCTCGTGCTCTTCAAGCGCGCCACCGACGCGCAGAAGCGCGGCGCCTGGGAGTTCATCCGCTTCCTCACCGACACCGCGAACGCCACGCGCTGGTCCATCGCCACCGGCTACGCGCCCCTGCGCCGCAGCTGCATGGAGCAGCCGGCCATGCAGGAGCTCCTGGCGGCGACGCCGGGCCTGGAGGCGGCCTACGGCCAGCTCGAGACCGCGCGCAGCGAGCCGCGCAACGCCGCGTGGTTCGCCGGACGCAAGTACCTGGAGGAGGGCGCCATCCAGCGCGTGATGCGCGGCACCGCCGCGCCCGCCGAGGCGCTCCGCGCCACCGCCAGGAAGATCGACGCGGAAATCGCCTCCGAGTTCTGAGTCGCGCGGGCGCGGTGGGACGACGGGGGCCCCGGACCTCGGTCCGGCGCCCGGACTGCAGTGAGGTTGCCATGCCCTTGCTCGAGGTCCGCGAACTCCAGCGCCCCGCCCTGGGGCCGCTCGGCTTCAGCGTGGAGCGCGGCGCCTGCGTCTTCGTCACCGGGCCGTCGGGCGCGGGCAAGACCCTGCTCCTGCGGGCGCTGGCCGACCTGGATCCCCACGACGGCGAGGTGCTGCTGGACGGCGAGCCCCAGGCCAGCGTGCCGCCCGCGCAGTGGCGCCGACGCGTGGCCTACCTGCCGGCCGAGCCCGTGTGGTGGGGGACGCGCGTGGACGAACTGCTGCCCCCCGGACTCACCGATGCCGACCTGGACGCCCTCGGCCTGGACCCCGCGCTCCGCGCCAGCGCGCCGGAGCGCCTGTCCAGCGGGGAGAGCCAGCGACTGGCGCTGCTGCGGCTGCTGCCGCTCTCGCCCCGGCTGCTGCTGCTCGACGAGCCCAGCGCCAATCTCGACGCCGACAACACCGCGCGCCTGGAGGCCCTGCTCACCCGTCGCCGCGAGGCGGACGGCCTCTCGCTGCTCTGGGTCAGCCACGACGACGCCCAGCGCCGCCGTCTCGCGGACGTCACGCTGCGCCTGGCGGCGGGGAGGCTCGCGCCGTGAACGCCCTGCCCCTCGATCCGCTGGACCTGGTCCTGGCGTCCCTGCTGGTGCTCGCCCTGGGCCTCAGCTCCCTGCGCCTGGGTCTGGGCGTGGGACGCTCCCTCGCCACGGGCGCCGCCCGCACCACGCTCCAGCTGCTGCTGGCGGGCCTGGTGCTCAAGGCGCTCTTCGCCTCGCGCTCGCCGTGGCTCATCGGCCTGGCGGCCGCCGTCATGCTCACCGTGGCCGGCCGCGAGGTGCGCGCGCGCCAGAGCCGTCCCTTCCTCGGCCCCTGGGGTTACACGCTGGGCCTGTCGGCGATGTTCATCTCGGGCTTCGCGGTGACCCTGTTCGCGCTGCTGGCCCTGCTGCGCCCGGACCCCTGGTACCATCCCCGCTACGCGCTGCCGCTGCTGGGGATGATCCTGGGCAACACGATGAACGGCGTGGGCCTGGCCCTGGAGCGGCTGGGCAGCGGCGCGGAGCAGCGGCGGCGGCAGATCGAGGCGGCGCTCCTGCTCGGCCAGGACTGGCGCGAGGCGTCGGCGCCGCTGCGCCGGGAGAGCGTGCGCGCGGGCATGGTGCCCGTGCTGAACTCCCTGGCCAGCGCCGGGATCGTGAGCCTGCCGGGCATGATGACCGGGCAGATCCTGGCGGGTGCGGATCCGTCCCAGGCGGTGATGTACCAGATACTGATCATGTTTCTCATCGCCGCGGGCTCGGGCTTCGGAGGCGTGGCGGCCGTCCAGCTGGGCGCCCGGCGCCTCTTCGACGAGCGCGAGCGGCTGCGGCTGGACCGGCTGGGACGACGGGATTGACCGTGGTTTACACGGCCGTCCAAAGACGCTAGAACCAAGGGTCCGGTTCGAGGCGAGCGCCGCAGAGGCGGCCCACGCCTCGCATCGACACGGTGTCGGCACCGGACCTGAAAGGAGACGAGCATGATGGATCACGATCTCGACCGGCGGGCCTTCCTCAAGCAGGCGGGCCTGCTCGCGGCGCTGGGACTCGGCGCGGTGGCGGTGGGGGGCGCCGGCTGCGGCGGCGGGGGCTCCGAGAGCGCCTGCGACGACCTCAGCGGGCTCAGCGCGGCCGACAAGCAGACGCGCGTGACCTACGGCTACCGGAACCCGTCCCTGATCGAGGCCAAGCACTGCGCCAACTGCAACTTCTACACGCCGCCGCCGGCGGGACAGCACTGCGGCTCCTGCACGCTGGTCAAGGGTCCCGTCGCCCCGACCGGCTACTGCAACAGCTGGGCGGCCCCGGTGCCCAAGGACTCCACCCAGGTCGGCTAGCGGGAACCCGGACGGCGGGGGAGTGTTGCAGAGCGCCGCACCCCCGCCCATGCCGGCTGGCCCCGGTTCGATCACGCCCGCGTCCGACAACCCCATGAGCGAGGATGAGGCATGAGCCCCGATTTCGAACGCAAGCTGGACAACTACGCCCGACTGGCCGTGGAGGTGGGGGTGGGCCTCGCCCCCGGACAGCGTCTGCTGCTGCGCGCGCCGGTGGAGTGCGCCGATCTGGCCCGCCGGATCACCGTGGCCGCCTACCGCGCGGGCGCGCTTCTGGTGGACGTGCTCTTCGACGACGAGGCGAACACCCTGAGCCGCTTCCAGCATGCGCCGGAGGCGTCCTTCGACGAGATCTCCACCTGGTCGGCGGACGCCCTGATCAAGGCGTCCGAGCGCGGCGACGCGATCCTGCGCGTCCACGGCAGCAACCCGGACCTGCTGGCCGGGCAGAACGGCGGGCACATCGCCAGGGTGCAGAAGAACCTGCAGCGCTACAGCGAGCCCTTCTCGCGGCGGATCAGCGCCAAGGAGGTCAACTGGAGCATCGTGGCCGCCCCCGTGCTGCCCTGGGCGAGGCGCGTCTTCCCCGAGCTGGCGCCGGAGGCGGCGATGGACGCCCTCTGGGAGGAGATCTTCCGCATCTGCCGCGCCGACCGGGACGATCCCGTC is from Candidatus Latescibacterota bacterium and encodes:
- a CDS encoding ATP-binding cassette domain-containing protein, encoding MPLLEVRELQRPALGPLGFSVERGACVFVTGPSGAGKTLLLRALADLDPHDGEVLLDGEPQASVPPAQWRRRVAYLPAEPVWWGTRVDELLPPGLTDADLDALGLDPALRASAPERLSSGESQRLALLRLLPLSPRLLLLDEPSANLDADNTARLEALLTRRREADGLSLLWVSHDDAQRRRLADVTLRLAAGRLAP
- a CDS encoding high-potential iron-sulfur protein, with amino-acid sequence MMDHDLDRRAFLKQAGLLAALGLGAVAVGGAGCGGGGSESACDDLSGLSAADKQTRVTYGYRNPSLIEAKHCANCNFYTPPPAGQHCGSCTLVKGPVAPTGYCNSWAAPVPKDSTQVG
- the fetB gene encoding iron export ABC transporter permease subunit FetB, which translates into the protein MNALPLDPLDLVLASLLVLALGLSSLRLGLGVGRSLATGAARTTLQLLLAGLVLKALFASRSPWLIGLAAAVMLTVAGREVRARQSRPFLGPWGYTLGLSAMFISGFAVTLFALLALLRPDPWYHPRYALPLLGMILGNTMNGVGLALERLGSGAEQRRRQIEAALLLGQDWREASAPLRRESVRAGMVPVLNSLASAGIVSLPGMMTGQILAGADPSQAVMYQILIMFLIAAGSGFGGVAAVQLGARRLFDERERLRLDRLGRRD
- a CDS encoding ABC transporter substrate-binding protein: MRRAWLLLALLPLALGDCARGGDENVITFWHAMGRWEPQLLEIVDAYNALHPEMPVRAYNMSRYQALSQKIIAAVAAGQPPTISQAYEAWTSEMMAGGVIECLQPYADGAMGVDGLSEADWADFRPVFLDECRYPDANGEGQLWSFPFNKSVRTLFYNRDLFAELGLDPERPPRNWDEWRDYSARISADLDGDGRNDRWGSTARASVTVFGNLLLQDDGDFFSADGSRCTIAEPPGVEAMTFMRAMFGERTLGYATFDYAYQNEFKAGKVGMMEGSSVSLSFLRGILDFELGVAPLPGKKRDVALIQGTNLVLFKRATDAQKRGAWEFIRFLTDTANATRWSIATGYAPLRRSCMEQPAMQELLAATPGLEAAYGQLETARSEPRNAAWFAGRKYLEEGAIQRVMRGTAAPAEALRATARKIDAEIASEF